One window of the Actinomyces procaprae genome contains the following:
- a CDS encoding helix-turn-helix domain-containing protein: MMSVASEIRAEMARRGVTGTALADEVSLKRPYLSLRLNEHADLKVGELVAIGDALGVPGWELLRRSRRPQPGTTSESSPAVVEPEPGVQARGIAAVEHVGAALAGVPAEDLLAHEQACDSCWSLDDAARHLSGDEDPATHRSSDEEVA, translated from the coding sequence ATGATGTCGGTCGCGTCCGAGATCCGAGCTGAGATGGCACGCCGCGGCGTCACGGGCACCGCGCTCGCCGACGAGGTGTCGCTCAAACGCCCGTACCTGTCCCTGCGGCTGAACGAACATGCTGACCTTAAGGTAGGCGAGCTCGTGGCTATCGGCGACGCCCTCGGCGTGCCCGGGTGGGAGCTACTGCGCCGCAGCAGGCGTCCCCAACCCGGGACTACCTCGGAGTCATCCCCCGCCGTCGTCGAACCCGAGCCAGGGGTGCAGGCACGCGGCATCGCCGCCGTCGAGCACGTGGGTGCTGCGCTCGCGGGTGTGCCGGCGGAGGACCTGCTGGCCCATGAGCAGGCGTGTGACTCGTGCTGGTCGCTGGACGACGCGGCCCGGCACCTGTCCGGTGACGAGGACCCAGCCACGCACCGCTCCTCCGACGAGGAGGTGGCGTGA
- a CDS encoding ParB N-terminal domain-containing protein, with protein MTTTTLDITPPAALADRVVIDADDDQARLVAEHLLAAAAGGEETVCVSQATLAATTGLSARTLRRVLDRLLEAGWITVTVAATPNMPATYDLSRLRELGVMPASQPASPVGAPAGGVRVLTEAEARSPLGNVVPGERIMVEPALLEAGSNIRRALRVDERFTATIAEMGVLRDLHVYPTLTGLVVLDGHRRLAAALEAGLGLVPALIVEPADDADRISQQLVENDEHAHTLPTERADAVRQLMLLGMPKRDLRRRGVGPDEIDAAKAVTAAAEPVRELGRRVTGLDLVALGKVADISGQIGSPEEVEEIVQEVQAHPEQVDHIVERARRAVLARDAYQRVVDEQAANGVRAISYEQFLHEDRSRSRILSDLVDGRGEPIDEVSHASCPGHVAVVDVDFTVSREQREKEGPSYRVRWYACMDWAAHGHRNRFAGPSSGATSGPQDEQVRAARARVRRRNEDMDSANRVRRAWIREQLLPRRVLPTDALGYVLAVVRYAHSYVTGMAKDKGLEHLGLSPAGLDQDATGSPREAKRGLLAWALALMEGTIVRDSWRQDDPGHMYDRMLATHLDTLARWGYAPAPIEQELIDGLDTTANHDDEDGVGEDAGTEEHEKGED; from the coding sequence ATGACCACCACGACACTGGACATAACCCCACCCGCCGCGCTCGCGGACCGCGTGGTGATCGACGCCGATGACGACCAGGCGCGGCTGGTGGCTGAGCATCTGCTGGCCGCTGCCGCCGGGGGTGAGGAGACGGTGTGCGTCTCGCAGGCGACCCTCGCGGCGACGACGGGCCTGTCGGCGCGGACGCTGCGGCGGGTGCTGGACCGGCTGCTGGAGGCCGGCTGGATCACCGTCACGGTGGCGGCGACGCCGAATATGCCGGCCACCTACGACCTGTCCCGGCTGCGTGAGCTCGGGGTCATGCCGGCCTCGCAGCCCGCCTCGCCCGTCGGCGCGCCTGCTGGTGGTGTGCGCGTACTGACGGAGGCCGAGGCCCGCTCCCCGCTGGGGAATGTGGTGCCCGGTGAGCGAATCATGGTCGAGCCGGCTCTGTTGGAGGCGGGGTCGAACATCCGCCGGGCTTTGCGGGTGGATGAGCGCTTCACGGCCACGATCGCTGAGATGGGGGTGCTGCGCGATCTGCACGTGTATCCGACGCTGACGGGCCTGGTGGTGCTGGACGGGCACCGGCGCCTGGCCGCCGCCCTGGAGGCGGGCCTGGGGCTGGTGCCGGCGCTGATCGTTGAGCCCGCCGACGACGCCGACCGGATCAGTCAGCAGCTGGTGGAGAACGACGAGCACGCCCACACCCTGCCCACCGAGCGGGCCGACGCGGTCCGGCAGCTGATGCTGCTGGGCATGCCCAAGAGGGACCTGCGCAGGCGGGGCGTTGGGCCGGATGAGATCGACGCCGCCAAGGCGGTCACCGCGGCAGCGGAGCCGGTGCGTGAGCTCGGGCGTCGCGTGACGGGCCTCGACCTGGTGGCGCTGGGCAAGGTCGCTGACATCTCAGGGCAGATCGGCTCCCCGGAGGAGGTGGAGGAGATCGTCCAGGAGGTTCAGGCCCACCCGGAGCAGGTGGATCACATCGTGGAGCGCGCCCGGCGCGCCGTGCTGGCGCGGGACGCATACCAGCGGGTCGTGGACGAGCAGGCCGCCAATGGCGTGCGGGCGATCTCCTACGAACAGTTCCTCCACGAGGATCGATCCCGCTCCCGCATCCTGTCGGATCTGGTCGACGGCCGTGGCGAGCCGATCGACGAGGTCTCGCACGCCTCCTGTCCCGGTCACGTCGCCGTCGTGGACGTCGACTTCACGGTGTCGAGGGAACAGCGGGAGAAGGAGGGGCCCTCGTACCGGGTCCGCTGGTACGCGTGCATGGACTGGGCGGCCCACGGGCACCGCAACCGGTTCGCTGGCCCATCGTCGGGTGCGACGTCGGGGCCGCAGGACGAGCAGGTGCGTGCGGCGCGTGCCCGGGTGCGCCGGCGCAACGAGGACATGGACTCCGCTAACCGGGTGCGGCGGGCGTGGATCCGCGAGCAGCTGCTGCCCCGCCGGGTGCTGCCCACCGACGCCCTGGGCTACGTCCTCGCCGTGGTCCGCTACGCGCACTCCTACGTCACCGGCATGGCTAAGGACAAGGGCCTGGAGCACCTCGGGCTGTCTCCTGCCGGCCTGGACCAGGACGCCACCGGGTCACCGCGGGAGGCGAAGCGGGGGCTGCTGGCCTGGGCGCTGGCTCTGATGGAGGGGACCATCGTCCGCGATTCCTGGCGCCAGGACGACCCCGGCCACATGTACGACCGGATGCTCGCCACCCACCTGGACACCCTGGCCCGCTGGGGGTACGCCCCCGCCCCGATCGAGCAAGAGCTCATTGACGGGCTCGACACCACCGCTAACCACGACGACGAGGACGGTGTCGGCGAGGACGCCGGCACTGAGGAACACGAGAAGGGGGAGGACTGA
- a CDS encoding helix-turn-helix domain-containing protein, which translates to MAAATLEAIAERLDRIERALTAGAVPEVRSLSVADVCRLTGIPRPAVLAAIRTGDLPAIEIGERTRVVRPTDLDAWLTARELRV; encoded by the coding sequence ATGGCCGCCGCGACGCTGGAGGCGATCGCGGAGCGCCTGGACCGGATCGAGCGGGCCCTGACCGCCGGCGCCGTCCCGGAGGTGCGGTCCCTGTCGGTGGCGGATGTGTGCCGCCTGACCGGTATCCCCCGCCCGGCCGTGCTGGCCGCGATCCGTACCGGGGATCTCCCGGCGATCGAGATCGGGGAGCGGACTCGGGTGGTGCGCCCCACCGACCTGGATGCGTGGCTCACTGCCCGTGAGCTCCGCGTCTGA
- a CDS encoding ImmA/IrrE family metallo-endopeptidase: protein MRPTMDALLDNAAEQGILVHWVTRMPAGLRGAYHLATRMILLREGMPDRLAVPTLMHELEHARRGDDGHQGGAVEAHINRAVACRLVTPESYRRAEVAVGPHPGALAVELDVARWVVAAYQDMLRVR from the coding sequence ATGAGACCAACGATGGATGCCCTGCTCGACAATGCTGCCGAGCAGGGCATCCTCGTGCATTGGGTAACTCGCATGCCGGCCGGGCTGAGAGGTGCCTACCACCTGGCCACGCGCATGATCCTCCTGCGGGAGGGGATGCCCGACCGCCTCGCCGTCCCCACGCTGATGCACGAGCTGGAGCACGCACGCCGCGGGGACGACGGCCACCAGGGTGGCGCGGTCGAGGCGCACATCAACCGGGCTGTGGCCTGCCGTCTCGTCACCCCCGAGAGCTACCGTCGCGCCGAGGTTGCGGTGGGTCCGCACCCGGGCGCGCTGGCCGTAGAACTTGACGTCGCGCGCTGGGTCGTCGCTGCCTATCAGGACATGCTGAGGGTCAGGTGA
- a CDS encoding tyrosine-type recombinase/integrase, translated as MAGRGKGEGSIYKEASGLWAAVIPLPPDPVTGKRRRKYVRAKSKAEAVRKMRAAQLELARTGDISTGRGLTLAEWLDRWIEQDVAPRRKPATTADYKSVIRVHINPAIGSRRVDQLTAADVRALHARIAAAGASTSTAAKVHRVLRAALAVAEREEIAPRNIARLVKAPPAPIRAPRAMTADEARHFLAARTTDRARWMVSLMLGVRQGEALGMTLTNLHLDVADGGTPWVDLAWELRRVTWAHGCGPHTDGGGWPCRRKRGSDCPDRTAPIPDGMEAEQAHGGLWLLRPKTVGSNRRVALPTVLADALAEHIEAARPTRFVFESSPGLPIDPRRDYGAWKAALAEEGLPEMSLHSARHTCATLLLEAGVPLRTAQEILGQTQALTTARYQHPSLGVQAQALDAVAGALT; from the coding sequence ATGGCGGGTAGGGGCAAGGGCGAGGGGTCCATCTACAAGGAGGCGTCCGGACTGTGGGCGGCGGTGATCCCGCTGCCGCCGGACCCGGTCACTGGCAAGCGGCGACGCAAGTATGTGCGCGCCAAGTCCAAGGCCGAGGCGGTCCGGAAGATGCGCGCCGCCCAGCTGGAGCTGGCTCGCACAGGTGACATCTCCACCGGCCGGGGGCTGACCCTCGCGGAGTGGCTGGACCGGTGGATCGAGCAGGACGTGGCGCCCCGACGTAAGCCGGCCACCACCGCCGACTACAAGTCGGTCATCCGTGTGCACATCAACCCGGCGATCGGCTCCCGCCGCGTCGACCAGCTCACCGCCGCCGACGTCCGCGCCCTCCACGCCCGCATCGCCGCCGCCGGCGCCTCCACCTCCACAGCCGCGAAGGTGCACCGTGTGCTGCGGGCGGCGCTCGCGGTGGCGGAGCGTGAGGAGATAGCCCCTCGTAATATCGCCCGCCTGGTCAAGGCCCCGCCCGCACCCATCAGGGCACCCCGTGCCATGACCGCCGACGAGGCCCGCCACTTCCTGGCCGCACGCACCACGGACCGTGCCCGGTGGATGGTCTCCCTGATGCTCGGCGTCCGCCAGGGCGAGGCCCTGGGCATGACCCTCACCAACCTGCACCTCGACGTCGCCGACGGCGGCACGCCGTGGGTGGATCTCGCCTGGGAGCTGCGCCGGGTCACCTGGGCGCACGGCTGCGGCCCCCACACCGACGGCGGCGGCTGGCCGTGCAGGCGGAAGCGCGGCTCCGACTGCCCCGACCGCACCGCCCCCATTCCCGACGGCATGGAGGCCGAGCAGGCCCACGGCGGCCTCTGGCTACTACGCCCCAAAACCGTCGGCTCCAACCGTCGCGTGGCCCTCCCAACCGTGCTCGCGGACGCGCTCGCGGAGCACATCGAAGCGGCTCGGCCGACTCGGTTCGTGTTCGAATCGTCGCCCGGGCTGCCGATCGATCCGCGGCGCGACTACGGCGCCTGGAAGGCTGCGCTCGCGGAGGAGGGGCTGCCGGAGATGTCGCTGCACTCGGCCCGCCACACGTGCGCGACGCTGCTGTTGGAGGCGGGGGTGCCGCTGCGGACGGCGCAGGAGATCCTGGGCCAGACGCAGGCGCTTACGACGGCGCGGTATCAGCACCCCAGTCTCGGGGTGCAGGCGCAGGCGCTCGACGCCGTCGCCGGGGCGCTCACCTGA
- a CDS encoding FHA domain-containing protein yields the protein MLYPLSYGGLPAQRTSQWAEVPTRRRGNCLALLDDEGIVSAKLVNSRSQDPGRTHVPPTALAVRLTNAPAYEQPRIFTAAFTVGRRPTCDVVVSTSNVVSGEHLRITPTPEGWLVECVSRTNGMLVAGQDTRRALVTGPTRVYLANSSGPGIDLVPTAPAGAPPASAPLPASVPSAAPAPAPAAPSRGQAPQFPPPPARARRRRPPRRRLPPRRLTGSRPRRGRPRRPPPSATGPPPTRRRPATGPPPSPPRRPPPSSIPPRRR from the coding sequence ATGCTCTATCCATTGAGCTACGGAGGCTTGCCGGCTCAGCGTACGTCACAATGGGCAGAAGTTCCCACTCGGAGGAGGGGGAACTGCCTCGCGCTCCTGGACGATGAAGGTATCGTTTCGGCCAAGCTGGTGAACTCCCGCTCCCAAGATCCCGGAAGGACCCACGTGCCACCCACAGCGCTTGCCGTGCGCCTGACCAACGCTCCCGCATACGAACAGCCGCGCATCTTCACCGCCGCCTTCACTGTTGGTCGGCGTCCCACCTGCGACGTCGTCGTGTCCACATCCAATGTGGTCTCCGGCGAGCACCTGCGCATTACGCCGACGCCGGAGGGCTGGCTGGTGGAGTGCGTCTCACGCACCAACGGGATGCTGGTGGCCGGCCAGGACACCCGTCGCGCACTGGTCACCGGACCCACCCGCGTCTACCTCGCCAACAGCTCCGGGCCGGGCATCGACCTGGTGCCGACGGCGCCGGCCGGTGCCCCGCCCGCATCTGCGCCCCTGCCCGCATCAGTCCCGTCTGCGGCCCCCGCCCCCGCGCCGGCTGCTCCGTCCCGGGGGCAGGCGCCGCAGTTCCCGCCGCCCCCCGCCCGGGCCCGACGGCGCCGCCCGCCCCGACGCCGGCTCCCGCCCCGTCGTCTTACGGGCAGCAGGCCCCGGCGCGGCAGGCCCCGGCGTCCACCCCCGTCGGCTACGGGCCCTCCGCCGACTCGGCGCCGACCGGCTACGGGCCCTCCGCCGAGTCCGCCTCGGCGGCCGCCACCTTCGTCGATCCCGCCGCGTCGTCGGTAA
- a CDS encoding ATP-binding cassette domain-containing protein: protein MTITSSGTIGRAPDANLRLDDPRVSGHHARVDLTPQGIVVTDLRSTNGVFVGQQRVQSYRVTEPTTFGMGSTFVVISPDGTCEVQVAAAAGELVGRDLTFSVNDGKLTLLDGVSFALPGNELLAVVGPSGAGKSTLLKALTGEQKAQQGQVLFDGLDVYEHYPVMRNKIGVVPQNDVVHSALTVRQTLEYASELRFAKDVSKAERRARIDEVLEDLDLSEHVDKKVKQLSGGQRKRVSTAIELLTRPSLLFLDEPTSGLDPQLDRDVMDLLASLAHGTRPGDTGRTVVVVTHNENHIDRADKVLILAAGGTPVYFGAPREVIGYFRTRLAEFGQAGRLVVNPPRGGFADPVSIDGFADVYALIRNHAAELRAHLEATVPSTRRGDGRKLTTSTDADTRQAPQQTALRQVSTLVRRHLRIIAADPSYLVFMLALPVIIGLLTKAIAGSNGFAVPDLPDPTPEQPCVTYSTQALELLVILITGAAFSGMAATIRELVGERDVYLREKAVGLRAGSYLVAKALVLALIVTVQTAVMVGIALALNKAPSDAVLLGSPGLELAACCWAIAFVSGLLGLTVSAFVSSSEQVMPVLVVTIMAQLVLAGGVIPIAGRAVFEQLAWFIPARWGYAMAASTVNMNEILPYRAEDLWDHTASQWAVDLGLLSAIGLVCFVACYIGLARRDRR, encoded by the coding sequence GTGACCATCACCTCCTCCGGCACCATCGGGCGGGCCCCCGACGCCAATTTGCGCCTGGATGACCCGCGCGTGTCCGGCCACCACGCGCGGGTGGACCTGACCCCGCAGGGAATCGTGGTGACGGACCTGCGGTCCACCAATGGCGTGTTCGTGGGCCAGCAGCGGGTGCAGAGCTACCGGGTGACCGAGCCGACCACCTTCGGCATGGGCTCCACCTTCGTGGTCATCAGCCCGGACGGCACCTGCGAGGTGCAGGTGGCCGCCGCCGCGGGGGAGCTGGTGGGCCGCGACCTGACCTTCTCCGTCAACGACGGCAAGCTGACCCTGCTCGACGGCGTCTCCTTCGCCCTGCCCGGCAATGAGCTGCTGGCGGTGGTGGGGCCCTCGGGCGCGGGCAAGTCCACCCTGCTCAAGGCCCTGACCGGGGAGCAGAAGGCCCAGCAGGGGCAGGTCCTGTTCGATGGCCTGGACGTGTACGAGCACTACCCGGTCATGCGCAACAAGATCGGGGTGGTGCCGCAGAACGACGTGGTCCACTCCGCCCTGACCGTGCGCCAGACCCTGGAGTACGCCTCCGAGCTGCGGTTCGCCAAGGACGTGTCCAAGGCCGAGCGGCGCGCCCGGATCGACGAGGTCCTGGAGGACCTGGACCTGTCCGAGCACGTGGACAAGAAGGTCAAGCAGCTCTCCGGCGGTCAGCGCAAGCGCGTGTCCACCGCCATCGAGCTGCTGACCCGCCCGTCCCTGCTGTTCCTGGATGAGCCCACTTCCGGCCTGGACCCGCAGCTGGACCGGGACGTGATGGACCTGCTGGCCTCCCTCGCCCACGGCACTCGCCCCGGCGACACCGGACGCACCGTGGTCGTGGTCACCCACAATGAGAACCACATCGACCGGGCCGACAAGGTCCTCATCCTCGCCGCCGGCGGCACGCCCGTCTACTTCGGGGCTCCGCGCGAGGTGATCGGGTACTTCCGTACCCGCCTGGCGGAGTTCGGGCAGGCGGGGCGGCTGGTTGTGAATCCGCCCCGAGGCGGCTTCGCGGACCCGGTGTCGATTGACGGCTTCGCCGACGTGTACGCCCTGATCCGCAACCACGCCGCCGAGCTGCGCGCCCACCTGGAGGCGACCGTCCCGTCCACCCGCCGCGGCGACGGCCGCAAGCTGACCACTTCCACCGACGCCGACACCCGCCAGGCCCCCCAGCAGACGGCCCTGCGGCAGGTCTCCACCCTGGTACGGCGCCACCTGCGCATCATCGCCGCCGATCCCTCCTACCTGGTGTTCATGCTGGCCCTGCCGGTGATCATCGGCCTGCTCACCAAGGCCATCGCCGGCTCCAACGGCTTCGCCGTCCCCGACCTGCCGGATCCGACGCCGGAGCAGCCCTGCGTCACCTACTCCACCCAGGCGCTCGAGCTACTGGTCATTCTCATCACCGGCGCCGCCTTCTCCGGGATGGCCGCCACCATCCGTGAGCTGGTGGGGGAGCGCGACGTGTACCTGCGGGAGAAGGCGGTGGGCCTGCGGGCGGGCTCCTACCTGGTGGCCAAGGCGCTCGTGCTCGCCCTGATCGTCACGGTGCAGACCGCCGTCATGGTTGGGATCGCCCTGGCACTGAACAAGGCCCCCAGCGACGCCGTCCTGCTGGGCTCCCCGGGCCTGGAGCTGGCCGCGTGCTGCTGGGCGATCGCCTTCGTCTCCGGTCTGTTGGGCCTGACCGTCTCCGCCTTCGTGTCCTCCTCCGAGCAGGTCATGCCCGTGCTGGTGGTCACCATCATGGCGCAGCTGGTGCTGGCCGGCGGCGTCATCCCCATCGCGGGCAGGGCCGTGTTCGAGCAGCTGGCCTGGTTCATCCCCGCCCGCTGGGGCTACGCCATGGCCGCATCAACGGTCAACATGAACGAGATCCTGCCCTACCGCGCCGAAGACCTGTGGGACCACACCGCCTCCCAGTGGGCGGTCGACCTCGGCCTGCTCTCCGCCATCGGCCTGGTCTGCTTCGTGGCCTGCTACATCGGCCTCGCCCGCCGCGACCGCCGCTGA